A single window of uncultured Pseudodesulfovibrio sp. DNA harbors:
- the dapA gene encoding 4-hydroxy-tetrahydrodipicolinate synthase → MEFRGAYTALSTPFINGEIDESAYRDFIEWQIEQGIDGLVPCGTTGEAATLTHEEQGRIIKICVEQAKGRVQVVAGAGSNSTKEAIALTQMAKDAGADAALQITPYYNKPTPGGLVEHFKAIAAEVSMPFVIYNVPGRTGLNLLPAHLKMIVDAVPETVAVKEATGDMNQAAQVIEQCGKDFNLLSGDDFTVLPLLSVGGVGVISVVSNIMPKTMSDMCKAFFDKDHATALDLSLKMAPVNRAMFMETNPIPVKTSLAMMGIFKDAQFRLPIVPLQDENKPKLKSVLKTAGIL, encoded by the coding sequence ATGGAATTCAGAGGAGCTTATACTGCCCTCTCGACCCCGTTTATAAATGGGGAAATCGATGAATCTGCATATCGAGATTTTATCGAATGGCAGATTGAGCAGGGAATTGACGGACTGGTACCATGCGGTACTACTGGTGAAGCCGCAACGTTGACTCATGAAGAACAAGGGCGGATCATCAAAATTTGCGTGGAGCAGGCTAAAGGCCGTGTACAGGTTGTGGCCGGTGCCGGTTCCAACTCCACAAAAGAGGCCATCGCATTAACTCAGATGGCTAAAGACGCCGGCGCAGATGCTGCCCTGCAAATCACACCCTACTACAACAAACCGACGCCCGGTGGATTGGTCGAACACTTCAAAGCCATCGCAGCAGAAGTCTCCATGCCTTTCGTCATTTACAATGTCCCGGGTCGAACAGGTTTGAACCTTCTCCCAGCTCATCTCAAGATGATTGTGGACGCTGTTCCCGAAACGGTTGCTGTTAAAGAGGCAACGGGAGATATGAATCAAGCCGCTCAGGTCATTGAACAGTGTGGTAAAGATTTCAACTTGCTGTCTGGGGATGATTTCACTGTCCTTCCTCTGCTTTCAGTCGGTGGTGTGGGTGTTATATCCGTCGTTTCAAACATCATGCCCAAAACAATGAGTGACATGTGCAAAGCTTTTTTTGACAAGGATCACGCAACAGCTTTGGATTTGAGTTTAAAAATGGCTCCAGTTAATCGAGCCATGTTTATGGAGACCAACCCTATTCCTGTCAAAACATCCCTGGCCATGATGGGTATTTTTAAAGATGCACAGTTCCGTCTGCCAATCGTTCCCTTGCAGGATGAGAATAAACCCAAATTGAAATCCGTGTTGAAAACCGCCGGTATTTTGTAA
- a CDS encoding manganese-dependent inorganic pyrophosphatase, giving the protein MAILVVGHKNPDTDTVASAIAAADLYSKRGMEAKAITQGEIAPESVFVLEKFGLAAPEIVTDATDQQIILVDHTDISQTIDNLDKGELLAVVDHHKLGDITTSGPLEMWVWPVGCTGTVLKNMYDFYNVEMPANIAGILLCAILSDTVMFKSVTCTDADKEAVEALAKIAGVDDVMALGMEMFKVKSAVDGATPNELVFRDYKDFDMNGNKVGIGQLEVVDLSMLDAHKEALQAEIEKVKADGRHSVFLLLTDIMKEGSEMLIASDDASVVEKAFGIAPEGTSVYLDGVMSRKKQVAPNFIKAFEG; this is encoded by the coding sequence ATGGCTATTTTGGTTGTTGGACACAAAAACCCCGATACCGACACTGTCGCTTCCGCGATTGCTGCCGCTGATCTGTACTCAAAGCGTGGCATGGAAGCCAAGGCAATCACCCAGGGCGAAATCGCTCCTGAGTCTGTTTTCGTTCTCGAAAAGTTCGGCCTTGCCGCTCCCGAGATCGTTACCGATGCGACTGATCAGCAGATTATTCTGGTTGACCACACTGACATTTCTCAGACCATCGACAATTTGGACAAGGGTGAACTCCTTGCCGTCGTCGACCATCACAAATTGGGTGATATCACCACTTCCGGTCCGCTGGAAATGTGGGTCTGGCCCGTGGGCTGTACCGGAACAGTTCTGAAGAACATGTATGATTTCTACAACGTAGAAATGCCTGCTAACATCGCTGGTATTCTGCTGTGTGCCATTTTGAGCGACACTGTCATGTTCAAGTCCGTTACCTGCACTGACGCTGATAAAGAAGCTGTTGAAGCTCTGGCCAAGATTGCTGGTGTTGACGATGTCATGGCTCTGGGCATGGAAATGTTCAAGGTCAAGTCTGCCGTTGACGGTGCGACTCCGAATGAATTGGTTTTCCGTGATTACAAAGATTTCGATATGAATGGCAACAAGGTTGGCATTGGCCAGCTGGAAGTTGTTGATCTGTCCATGCTGGATGCTCACAAGGAAGCCCTGCAGGCCGAAATCGAAAAGGTCAAGGCTGATGGTCGTCATTCTGTCTTCCTTCTCCTGACTGATATCATGAAAGAAGGTTCCGAGATGCTGATCGCTTCCGATGACGCTTCCGTTGTCGAGAAAGCCTTTGGTATCGCACCTGAAGGAACCTCCGTATACCTTGACGGCGTGATGAGCCGTAAGAAACAGGTTGCTCCCAACTTCATCAAGGCCTTTGAAGGCTAG
- a CDS encoding PTS sugar transporter subunit IIC, with amino-acid sequence MVCHGRFFFALFSLFRYSISIGLLERPLVIGLFWGAFSGDYTTSLYIAIFFELLWLDLIPVGTFIPPHLTAATFSALSLTTFFGLEHPARIMGVLFASMPLAWLGTRIEMMIRDQEQGSYNRLLNWARNPEIHNLPTTLIMKSLARTFIMSGLSFFIAILVIKQCMQLLFSVYPGFLTSIDITWAHLWVAATLGGLMALRVKRAYAVLTTGISLFVLFLVWSRF; translated from the coding sequence ATGGTTTGCCATGGTCGCTTTTTTTTTGCCCTGTTCTCCCTGTTTAGATATTCAATCAGCATAGGACTTCTTGAGCGTCCCCTTGTCATTGGTCTTTTTTGGGGAGCCTTTAGCGGCGATTATACGACGAGTCTTTACATCGCCATTTTTTTTGAGCTTTTGTGGCTCGATCTCATACCCGTCGGTACATTCATTCCACCGCACTTGACGGCTGCTACTTTTTCAGCACTTTCCCTAACAACATTTTTCGGTCTGGAGCACCCAGCCCGAATTATGGGTGTACTCTTTGCTAGTATGCCGCTCGCATGGCTTGGTACTCGAATTGAAATGATGATTCGTGACCAAGAGCAGGGCAGCTATAATCGATTGTTAAATTGGGCACGCAATCCTGAAATACACAATTTGCCGACGACATTGATTATGAAATCCCTGGCACGTACTTTTATCATGTCAGGTTTATCCTTTTTTATTGCTATCCTTGTCATCAAACAATGTATGCAACTCCTTTTTTCTGTGTATCCTGGTTTTCTTACATCCATTGATATTACATGGGCACACCTATGGGTTGCAGCCACTCTTGGTGGATTAATGGCCCTTCGGGTGAAACGTGCGTATGCCGTCTTGACAACAGGAATAAGTCTTTTTGTCCTTTTCTTAGTTTGGAGCCGTTTTTAG
- a CDS encoding PTS sugar transporter subunit IIB: protein MILVRIDNRLIHGQIIETWLPYTGAKQVVVANDELSRDILQQEIMSLAIPQTVDSSFVSVEALHDTINQIGFDGEQIIILFSSCADAKRAYEAGFDFDVLNVGNVHYSPGKKQISPSVALSDEDENCLKLLNRKGVKLDFRCVPNDPVQVRFES, encoded by the coding sequence GTGATTCTTGTTCGTATTGACAACCGCCTGATTCACGGCCAGATCATTGAGACTTGGCTTCCTTATACTGGAGCAAAACAAGTCGTTGTTGCCAATGACGAATTATCTCGTGATATCTTGCAACAGGAAATAATGTCATTAGCCATTCCACAAACCGTGGATAGTTCTTTTGTCAGTGTTGAAGCTCTCCACGATACCATCAACCAAATCGGATTCGACGGAGAACAGATTATAATTCTGTTCTCTAGTTGTGCAGACGCAAAAAGAGCCTATGAAGCCGGTTTTGATTTTGATGTGTTAAATGTTGGCAATGTCCATTACAGCCCTGGTAAAAAACAAATTTCTCCGAGTGTCGCATTGTCGGATGAGGACGAGAACTGTCTCAAACTTCTCAACCGAAAAGGTGTGAAACTCGATTTCAGATGTGTTCCCAATGACCCTGTTCAGGTGAGGTTTGAATCATGA
- a CDS encoding PTS sugar transporter subunit IIA: protein MASKSDKKDAMVGIVLVTHGTFGDTLLDAAKMVMGKQENCLAVGIDVEKSVDETMEAVRKAIQTVETGKGVVALTDLFGGSPTTMSLSLMKSENLEVITGVNLPMLVATLQSRKMDLNALAEKVKTAGRQGIKVAGAMLRKKTKK from the coding sequence ATGGCATCAAAGTCAGATAAAAAAGATGCAATGGTTGGCATCGTCTTGGTAACCCACGGAACATTCGGGGACACTCTGCTTGACGCGGCAAAAATGGTCATGGGCAAACAGGAAAACTGTTTGGCTGTGGGAATTGATGTCGAAAAAAGTGTAGACGAGACCATGGAGGCCGTCAGGAAGGCTATACAGACGGTCGAAACCGGAAAGGGCGTTGTCGCTTTGACAGATTTGTTTGGCGGTTCACCCACCACCATGAGTCTTTCTCTCATGAAGTCTGAGAATCTTGAAGTCATCACTGGCGTTAACCTGCCAATGTTGGTCGCAACTTTGCAATCACGCAAAATGGATTTGAATGCTCTGGCCGAAAAAGTAAAAACCGCTGGACGGCAGGGTATTAAAGTTGCGGGCGCAATGCTTCGAAAAAAAACGAAGAAATAA
- the rapZ gene encoding RNase adapter RapZ, with the protein MTPSNSFPVVIVTGLSGSGKSTALNVFEDLGFFCIDGLPSEMSPKIADLILKFDSQYRGLALGMDLRQLEFVDGWAQALRDFHELGITPQVLFLEARMNELVRRYATTRRPHPLESKNLGLEQALEQEKELLDPVRTGAALVLDTTNYSIHDLRRVIQTKWSAIEEVGRGMRVHLISFGFKYGVPSEADLVFDLRFLPNPYFDEKLRSLSGMDKSIAQYILESDVGNEFEKRFLDFLSYMLPLYADEGRYRITLALGCTGGRHRSVSVGESVLATLKKKGYTVSIEHRHMELG; encoded by the coding sequence GTGACGCCTTCCAATTCATTCCCCGTTGTCATCGTGACCGGGCTTTCCGGATCAGGAAAAAGTACAGCCCTTAATGTTTTTGAGGACTTGGGTTTTTTTTGTATTGATGGATTGCCTTCGGAAATGTCACCCAAGATTGCGGACCTTATTTTAAAATTTGATTCCCAATATAGAGGCCTCGCCCTTGGTATGGATTTGCGGCAGCTTGAATTTGTGGACGGTTGGGCTCAGGCCTTGCGGGATTTTCACGAATTAGGAATTACTCCGCAGGTATTGTTCCTTGAAGCACGGATGAACGAACTCGTTCGGCGCTATGCCACAACTCGTCGGCCACACCCCCTTGAAAGTAAGAATCTTGGACTTGAACAGGCGCTCGAACAGGAAAAAGAACTTCTTGATCCAGTTCGAACAGGTGCTGCTCTAGTTCTTGATACAACAAATTATTCAATTCACGACCTTCGACGCGTAATTCAAACTAAATGGTCTGCAATAGAAGAAGTGGGCCGTGGTATGCGTGTGCATCTCATTTCCTTTGGATTTAAATACGGAGTGCCGTCAGAAGCCGATTTGGTTTTTGATTTACGTTTTTTACCTAATCCTTATTTTGACGAAAAACTCAGGTCACTTTCCGGTATGGACAAATCCATCGCTCAATACATTCTTGAAAGTGATGTAGGGAATGAATTTGAAAAACGTTTTCTTGATTTTTTGAGTTATATGCTCCCCTTGTATGCCGATGAAGGGCGATACAGGATAACCTTGGCCCTTGGGTGCACTGGAGGTCGACATCGGTCGGTTTCAGTGGGAGAGTCCGTACTGGCGACCCTGAAGAAAAAAGGGTATACTGTTTCGATTGAACACCGACATATGGAACTTGGATAA
- a CDS encoding PTS sugar transporter subunit IIA — protein sequence MKLGDYLAKEFVLPELLSESKSDTLKELIAPLGVKYPEMDTDLSVRVLLDREQLGTTGIGDGIAIPHGKLENLEKVIVIVGRSFKGIEFDALDQKPCSIFFLVLAPEQAAGLHLRILAQISRLLKDNTFRQSFLEADGLEELWGLLKGV from the coding sequence ATGAAACTTGGTGATTACTTGGCGAAGGAATTTGTCCTTCCCGAACTGCTGTCCGAAAGCAAATCGGACACATTGAAAGAACTTATAGCCCCATTAGGGGTTAAATATCCAGAGATGGACACGGACCTTTCGGTCCGTGTCCTTCTTGACCGTGAACAACTGGGAACCACCGGAATAGGTGATGGTATAGCCATCCCGCACGGGAAATTGGAAAATCTGGAAAAAGTCATTGTTATCGTTGGACGGAGTTTCAAAGGGATCGAATTTGATGCTCTTGACCAAAAGCCTTGTTCAATTTTCTTCCTTGTACTTGCACCAGAGCAAGCAGCTGGATTACATCTGCGCATTTTGGCTCAGATCTCCCGGTTATTGAAGGACAATACCTTTCGACAATCCTTTCTTGAAGCCGATGGTCTTGAAGAGTTGTGGGGGCTTCTCAAGGGTGTATAA
- the raiA gene encoding ribosome-associated translation inhibitor RaiA: MNISFTFKNFEPSDHLKGYAKKRFEKVARYVSDSEADLQVNLLVDKFRHKADVLLNSDRIHISAYEASEDMYSTIDMVLDKLEAQLRKMREKMKSRSKQGRGNKMVQMNVLSYEDTPNESEPTIVGTDEYVPKPMSVDEAAMQLDTLENEFLVFRNAETEGVNVIYKRKNGDYGLIDPGY, encoded by the coding sequence ATGAACATCAGCTTCACTTTCAAGAACTTTGAGCCGTCCGATCATCTCAAGGGATACGCTAAGAAGCGTTTTGAAAAAGTAGCAAGATACGTTTCCGATTCGGAAGCCGATCTCCAGGTAAATCTGTTGGTCGACAAATTTCGCCACAAGGCGGACGTTCTTTTGAATTCGGATCGCATTCACATATCAGCCTATGAGGCTTCTGAAGACATGTATTCCACCATTGATATGGTGTTGGACAAGCTGGAAGCCCAGCTGCGCAAAATGCGTGAGAAAATGAAGAGTCGTTCTAAGCAGGGCCGTGGCAACAAGATGGTACAGATGAATGTGTTGTCTTATGAAGATACGCCGAATGAGTCTGAGCCCACTATTGTCGGCACTGATGAGTATGTACCGAAACCAATGTCAGTTGACGAAGCCGCTATGCAGCTCGATACTCTTGAGAATGAATTCCTGGTGTTCCGCAATGCCGAAACCGAAGGCGTTAATGTCATCTATAAAAGAAAGAATGGCGATTACGGCCTGATTGATCCTGGATACTAA
- the rpoN gene encoding RNA polymerase factor sigma-54 translates to MGLELRQQLKLSQQLVMTPQLQQAIKLLQLSRLELLETVQQELMENPFLDEKETETDVPDPAEVLTESQAEEELVRNADWENYLGEFSSTSKQATGRDSEVPEEGMSFEARLASKPSLEGHINWQMRLSNFSEHEIAIGEIILGNVDSNGYLQASIEELQLMVQASDEEIESTIKRIQRLDPVGIAARDPQECLLVQMDVLGYEDPILVSLVTDHLEDLEKNRYKPLARKFKISMEELKEYLDMMQTLDPMPGTNFSSTEPHYVSPDVFVYKYGEDFVIILNEDGLPRLQMNAFYMDSMKGAANKEKEYFQEKMRSAAWLMKSLYQRQRTLYKVVESIVGFQRDFFEEGVTKLKPLILKEVAEDIEMHESTVSRITTSKYVSTPHGIFELKFFFNSALDLNDGSQVGSESVKALIKRMIADEDTKKPLSDERIGEILQEKLDVNIARRTVAKYRSAMGIPSSSKRKQYF, encoded by the coding sequence ATGGGATTGGAACTCAGACAACAACTCAAGCTTTCTCAACAACTGGTTATGACTCCGCAGTTGCAGCAGGCAATCAAATTGCTGCAGCTTTCGCGACTTGAGTTGCTTGAAACTGTTCAACAGGAACTTATGGAAAATCCTTTTCTTGATGAAAAGGAAACGGAAACAGATGTTCCAGACCCTGCCGAAGTTCTCACCGAATCTCAAGCTGAGGAAGAACTGGTCAGAAATGCCGACTGGGAAAACTATCTTGGCGAATTTTCAAGCACTTCAAAGCAAGCGACCGGACGGGATTCAGAAGTCCCGGAAGAAGGGATGTCCTTTGAGGCTCGTCTTGCTTCCAAGCCATCCCTTGAAGGGCATATCAATTGGCAGATGCGTCTTTCCAATTTTTCCGAACACGAAATTGCCATTGGTGAAATAATTCTTGGAAATGTCGACTCGAATGGTTATCTGCAAGCATCTATCGAAGAACTGCAGTTGATGGTTCAGGCTTCAGATGAAGAGATTGAATCCACCATTAAGCGTATTCAGCGCCTTGACCCGGTTGGTATAGCAGCACGAGATCCGCAAGAGTGTTTACTCGTGCAAATGGATGTTCTTGGTTATGAGGACCCCATCCTTGTCTCACTGGTTACCGATCATCTGGAAGATTTGGAAAAGAATCGGTACAAGCCATTAGCTCGCAAGTTTAAGATATCCATGGAAGAGCTCAAGGAATATCTGGACATGATGCAGACGCTTGACCCCATGCCCGGGACCAACTTTTCAAGCACTGAGCCTCATTATGTTAGTCCGGATGTCTTCGTTTACAAGTATGGTGAGGATTTTGTCATCATTCTCAATGAAGATGGTCTCCCTCGTTTGCAGATGAATGCTTTTTATATGGATTCAATGAAAGGTGCTGCAAACAAGGAAAAAGAATATTTTCAGGAAAAGATGCGATCTGCCGCATGGCTCATGAAAAGCCTGTACCAGCGTCAGAGAACATTGTATAAAGTAGTTGAGAGTATTGTTGGCTTTCAGCGTGATTTTTTCGAAGAAGGTGTGACAAAGCTCAAACCCCTGATCCTCAAGGAGGTAGCCGAGGACATCGAGATGCATGAATCCACGGTGAGCCGTATTACCACCAGTAAATATGTTTCAACTCCACATGGTATTTTTGAATTAAAATTCTTTTTCAATTCAGCCTTGGATTTGAATGATGGTTCACAGGTGGGTTCTGAGAGCGTCAAGGCGCTCATCAAGAGAATGATTGCAGATGAAGACACGAAAAAACCGCTCAGTGATGAACGTATAGGCGAAATACTTCAGGAAAAGCTTGATGTGAATATCGCCCGACGTACTGTTGCAAAATATCGTTCAGCCATGGGCATCCCGTCTTCATCAAAACGCAAGCAGTATTTTTAA
- the lptB gene encoding LPS export ABC transporter ATP-binding protein, producing the protein MAEGLRAANLSKRYGQKEVVHGISLELNPKEVVGLLGPNGAGKTTTFYMLVGIVEPNTGNVALDGVDLTEKPLHERARMGVSYLPQESSIFRKLTVRQNLEIILEQTAMSSKQQKARANELMEMFTITKLADQAAMYLSGGERRRLEIARALILDPQFILLDEPFAGIDPIAVIDIQEIISVLKSMGIGILISDHNVRETLNICDRAYLVYEGNVILEGSPEEIVQNSRARQIYLGEDFRL; encoded by the coding sequence ATGGCAGAAGGACTGCGCGCAGCAAATCTTTCCAAGCGGTACGGCCAAAAAGAGGTCGTGCATGGCATCAGTCTGGAATTGAATCCCAAGGAAGTTGTCGGACTGCTTGGCCCTAACGGAGCAGGTAAAACCACGACTTTTTATATGCTTGTCGGAATAGTTGAGCCGAACACCGGGAACGTGGCTTTGGACGGAGTGGATTTGACGGAAAAACCACTGCATGAACGAGCCCGTATGGGCGTCAGCTATCTTCCTCAGGAAAGTTCTATCTTTCGAAAGCTGACAGTGCGCCAAAATCTTGAAATTATTCTTGAGCAAACAGCCATGTCTTCCAAGCAGCAGAAGGCGCGTGCTAATGAATTGATGGAAATGTTTACCATCACTAAGTTGGCCGATCAGGCTGCGATGTATCTGTCTGGTGGTGAACGGCGGCGTCTTGAAATCGCCCGTGCACTTATTCTTGACCCTCAATTCATTCTCTTGGATGAGCCTTTTGCCGGTATCGATCCCATCGCGGTTATTGATATTCAGGAGATCATTTCCGTGCTGAAAAGCATGGGGATCGGCATCTTGATTTCAGATCATAACGTTCGGGAAACACTCAATATTTGTGACAGAGCATATCTCGTTTACGAAGGGAATGTTATCCTAGAAGGGTCTCCTGAGGAGATCGTTCAGAATAGTCGTGCACGCCAGATTTATCTGGGTGAAGATTTCCGATTGTAA
- the lptA gene encoding lipopolysaccharide transport periplasmic protein LptA, whose translation MKNIYALTTLFLLVVLSLPSVVMAEEWGEIREATVNLNVRERPDKDSEHILTLAKGQRVKVDFIQNGWATIFNLTEANRDQTKAIGYANVKYLELVVTPTPEPVVTSSEKSLEQTEAVVSAKSGDGEVKASAAVAPKENPTKIGIDPSRMPVKISSDRMTYDESGKVVSFVGNVVAEHGQLTLWANNLSAYLSSKSGKKFTADSVDRIIAEGNVKAKKGTAEGTCGKLTYFVNDQLLQMEQNPLLQDGPNSLTGEIIKFNMKDNRSEVVGGKGQRVKAIFMTPGNMKVQ comes from the coding sequence ATGAAGAATATATATGCACTGACGACCCTATTCTTACTGGTCGTGTTATCTCTTCCTTCCGTGGTTATGGCTGAGGAATGGGGTGAAATTCGTGAGGCCACCGTCAATCTTAATGTTCGCGAGCGCCCCGATAAGGACAGTGAACATATTCTCACACTGGCAAAAGGCCAACGGGTCAAGGTTGATTTTATTCAAAATGGATGGGCAACAATTTTTAATCTAACAGAAGCCAATAGAGATCAAACCAAAGCCATTGGGTATGCCAATGTGAAATACCTTGAATTGGTGGTTACTCCTACTCCTGAGCCTGTTGTTACCTCCTCTGAAAAGAGTTTAGAGCAGACTGAGGCTGTAGTAAGCGCCAAGAGTGGGGATGGTGAAGTCAAAGCTTCAGCAGCAGTCGCTCCCAAAGAAAATCCTACCAAGATTGGTATAGATCCGAGTCGCATGCCAGTGAAAATCTCATCTGATCGCATGACTTACGATGAATCGGGCAAAGTTGTTTCATTTGTAGGAAACGTTGTGGCTGAACACGGCCAATTAACTTTGTGGGCAAATAATTTGTCAGCGTATCTTTCTTCCAAGAGCGGTAAAAAATTTACGGCAGACAGCGTGGATCGTATTATTGCGGAAGGAAATGTCAAAGCCAAAAAGGGGACTGCGGAAGGTACCTGCGGCAAATTAACATACTTTGTGAATGACCAATTGTTGCAGATGGAACAGAATCCATTGTTGCAAGATGGCCCCAATAGTTTGACCGGTGAAATTATCAAGTTCAACATGAAGGACAATCGTTCCGAAGTGGTGGGCGGCAAAGGCCAACGAGTCAAAGCTATTTTCATGACTCCCGGCAATATGAAGGTGCAATAA
- the lptC gene encoding LPS export ABC transporter periplasmic protein LptC, translating into MKGRPALILILIFAVGLVVGITVNSVFFADPIIEPDSVQKSSSKSRKRLLEEADVTAEDIELVQGKQGYLAWKLLAKTAKYNQEQGLIGVERPQLTAYFGEDRKEVYVRADRGEVDQANDNLTMYDGVSGRFGDLALDAQQLDYVGAIDKVYLKGGVTIRRPDMTVQAKALEIDLVTRQLVAAGGVTALLAPEGLDKNPLNEDEE; encoded by the coding sequence ATGAAAGGGCGTCCGGCGCTGATACTTATTCTGATATTTGCCGTAGGTCTCGTTGTCGGGATTACGGTTAATTCTGTGTTCTTTGCTGATCCGATCATTGAACCGGATTCAGTACAAAAGAGTAGTTCCAAATCGCGAAAACGTCTGCTTGAGGAAGCTGATGTGACGGCCGAGGATATTGAACTTGTACAGGGTAAACAAGGATACCTCGCATGGAAATTGCTCGCAAAAACAGCGAAATATAATCAAGAACAAGGGCTTATCGGCGTTGAACGTCCTCAATTGACGGCTTATTTCGGTGAAGATCGTAAAGAAGTGTACGTCAGAGCAGACCGTGGCGAGGTTGATCAGGCCAATGATAACCTAACAATGTATGACGGCGTATCAGGGCGTTTCGGAGATCTTGCTCTTGATGCTCAGCAACTTGATTATGTCGGAGCGATTGATAAAGTTTATCTTAAGGGTGGTGTAACAATACGCCGGCCCGATATGACCGTACAAGCCAAAGCCTTGGAAATTGATCTTGTTACTCGTCAACTCGTGGCAGCGGGCGGTGTAACGGCTTTATTGGCCCCAGAAGGGCTTGATAAGAATCCATTGAATGAAGACGAGGAGTGA
- a CDS encoding HAD-IIIA family hydrolase, whose translation MADNAMKLAQSIKLLVLDVDGVLTDGGLYYGDDGIVMKRFHVQDGLGIKLAQAVGLEIGVITGLNQKPVEKRVRELGITHYYAGKHDKAPLFEEICEKVGVSLSEAAFMGDDWIDLGVMNVAGLAMSVPNGVPEVIEAADWISTRKGGDGAVREAIAYILEARGLKDEALKQWAD comes from the coding sequence GTGGCTGATAACGCGATGAAGCTTGCGCAAAGCATTAAGCTGCTTGTTCTTGACGTGGACGGTGTCCTCACCGACGGCGGCTTGTATTATGGTGACGACGGGATTGTCATGAAACGTTTTCATGTTCAGGATGGTCTCGGTATTAAGCTGGCGCAAGCTGTGGGCCTTGAAATAGGTGTTATCACAGGATTGAACCAGAAGCCTGTCGAAAAACGTGTGCGAGAATTAGGTATCACTCATTATTATGCTGGAAAGCACGACAAAGCACCGCTTTTTGAAGAGATATGTGAGAAAGTTGGTGTGTCTTTGTCTGAAGCCGCATTTATGGGCGACGACTGGATTGATCTTGGTGTCATGAATGTGGCTGGATTAGCCATGAGTGTCCCCAATGGAGTGCCTGAAGTCATAGAGGCTGCAGATTGGATTTCTACTCGTAAGGGTGGGGATGGAGCTGTCAGAGAAGCCATCGCTTATATTCTCGAAGCTCGTGGACTTAAGGATGAAGCTTTAAAGCAGTGGGCGGACTAA
- the kdsA gene encoding 3-deoxy-8-phosphooctulonate synthase — MADLYQASRSGPFILAGPCAIESREIVLQTAGTLAELAAKLDIPLVFKSSFDKANRTSVTSFRGPGMEKGLEILAEVKKTTGLPVVTDIHHPEQAAPVGEVADVLQIPAFLCRQTDLLVAAAKTGRVINIKKGQFLAPWDMKNAVEKVRASGNEQVWLTERGSTYGYNNLVVDMRSIPQMQGFDVPVVMDATHSVQLPGGLGGMSGGQREYVPVLASAAVAAGVNGVFMEVHPDPDKALCDGPNSLPLDKVEPLLIRLKALWELNRG; from the coding sequence ATGGCAGACCTTTATCAAGCAAGCAGGTCCGGTCCGTTTATTCTGGCCGGTCCCTGCGCCATCGAAAGTCGGGAAATTGTACTTCAGACGGCTGGTACTCTGGCCGAACTGGCTGCAAAACTGGATATTCCGCTTGTTTTCAAAAGCTCTTTTGATAAGGCAAACCGGACTTCCGTAACCAGTTTTCGTGGTCCCGGCATGGAAAAAGGGCTGGAAATACTTGCTGAAGTAAAGAAAACCACGGGCTTGCCCGTGGTCACCGATATTCACCATCCGGAGCAGGCTGCTCCGGTTGGCGAAGTGGCAGACGTGCTTCAAATTCCGGCCTTTTTGTGTCGTCAGACTGATTTGCTTGTCGCTGCCGCCAAAACTGGCAGGGTCATCAATATTAAAAAGGGGCAATTCTTGGCCCCTTGGGACATGAAAAATGCCGTGGAAAAAGTCCGTGCTTCCGGCAATGAGCAGGTCTGGTTGACCGAACGTGGCTCCACTTATGGATACAATAATCTTGTCGTAGACATGCGTTCCATCCCGCAAATGCAGGGCTTTGATGTCCCCGTAGTCATGGATGCCACGCATTCGGTTCAATTACCGGGTGGCCTTGGTGGCATGTCCGGTGGGCAACGTGAATATGTACCGGTGCTTGCTTCCGCAGCTGTGGCTGCAGGAGTTAACGGGGTGTTCATGGAAGTACATCCAGATCCCGACAAAGCACTCTGTGACGGCCCGAACAGCCTTCCGCTGGACAAAGTGGAACCGTTGCTCATTCGCCTTAAAGCGTTGTGGGAGTTGAATCGTGGCTGA